Proteins encoded together in one Bos indicus x Bos taurus breed Angus x Brahman F1 hybrid chromosome 28, Bos_hybrid_MaternalHap_v2.0, whole genome shotgun sequence window:
- the GGPS1 gene encoding geranylgeranyl pyrophosphate synthase yields MEKTQETVQRILLEPYKYLLQLPGKQVRTKLSQAFNHWLKVPEDKLQIIIEVTEMLHNASLLIDDIEDNSKLRRGFPVAHSIYGIPSVINSANYVYFLGLEKVLTLNHPDAVKLFTRQLLELHQGQGLDIYWRDNYTCPTEEEYKAMVLQKTGGLFGLAVGLMQLFSDYKEDLKPLLDTLGLFFQIRDDYANLHSKEYSENKSFCEDLTEGKFSFPTIHAIWSRPESTQVQNILRQRTENIDIKKYCVHYLENVGSFEYTRNTLKELESKAYKQIDARGGNPELVALIKHLSKMFKEENE; encoded by the exons GTAAACAAGTGAGAACCAAACTTTCACAGGCGTTTAATCATTGGCTAAAAGTTCCAGAAGACAAGTTACAG ATTATCATTGAAGTGACAGAAATGTTGCATAATGCCAGTTTACTCATCGATGATATTGAAGACAACTCAAAACTCCGACGTGGCTTTCCAGTGGCACACAGTATCTATGGAATTCCATCTGTCATCAATTCTGCtaattatgtatattttcttgGCCTAGAGAAAGTCTTAACCCTCAATCACCCGGATGCAGTAAAGCTCTTTACCCGCCAGCTTTTAGAACTCCATCAGGGACAAGGCCTAGATATCTACTGGAGGGATAATTACACTTGTCCCACCGAAGAAGAATATAAAGCAATGGTGCTGCAAAAGACAGGTGGACTATTTGGATTAGCAGTAGGTCTCATGCAGTTGTTCTCTGATTACAAAGAAGATTTAAAACCACTACTTGATACACTTGGGCTCTTTTTCCAAATTAGGGATGATTACGCTAATCTACACTCCAAAGAATACAGTGAAAACAAAAGCTTTTGTGAAGATCTAACAGAGGGAAAGTTCTCATTCCCTACTATTCATGCTATCTGGTCAAGGCCAGAAAGCACCCAGGTGCAGAATATCTTACGCCAGAGAACCGAAAacatagatattaaaaaatactgtgtaCATTACCTTGAGAATGTAGGTTCCTTTGAATATACTCGGAATACTCTTAAAGAGCTTGAATCTAAAGCCTATAAACAAATTGATGCTCGTGGTGGAAACCCTGAGCTAGTAGCTCTAATAAAACACTTAAGTAAAATGTTCAAAGAAGAGAATGAATAA